Proteins found in one Triticum urartu cultivar G1812 chromosome 4, Tu2.1, whole genome shotgun sequence genomic segment:
- the LOC125554638 gene encoding GDSL esterase/lipase At5g03610-like has product MHAASALGMRTPVAYKARRRASRETLARGMNFAVGGAGVLDTGNFQRNISAQIDLFQAMHHSQQQRGCAKRTALVVVSGNDYAYAADKDNNGTSAAIAYIPTVVRELREQLRRLRDEAGMRRVVVINLHPMGCTPVFTRPLNYTGCDPLANAGAAQHNAALRSVLGALDPNNRTFLLLDLHTPFAAFLLDDNNDDSDNKLFKSTLRPCCESFRPDGYCGQEDEKGTSATARQYTLSDDPGRYFYWDDVHPTQAAWAAVARTFRAAVKSFLSI; this is encoded by the exons ATGCATGCAGCTTCGGCGCTGGGGATGCGGACGCCGGTGGCCTAcaaggcgcggcggcgggcgTCGCGGGAGACGCTCGCGCGCGGCATGaacttcgccgtcggcggcgccGGCGTGCTCGACACCGGCAACTTCCAGCGCAACATCAGCGCCCAGATCGACCTCTTCCAGGCCATGCACCACAGCCAGCAGCAGCGGGGCTGCGCCAAGCGGACGGCGCTCGTCGTCGTCTCCGGCAACGACTACGCCTACGCCGCCGACAAGGACAACAACGGCACCAGC GCGGCGATCGCGTACATCCCGACGGTGGTGCGGGAGCTCCGGGAGCAGCTGCGGCGGCTACGCGACGAGGCGGGGATGCGGAGGGTGGTGGTGATCAACCTGCACCCCATGGGGTGCACGCCGGTATTCACCCGCCCGCTCAACTACACCGGCTGCGACCCGCTGGCCAACGCCGGGGCCGCCCAGCACAACGCCGCGCTCCGATCGGTCCTCGGCGCCCTCGACCCCAACAACCGcaccttcctcctcctcgacctccACACCCCCTTCgccgccttcctcctcgacgACAACAATGATGACAGTGACAACAAGTTGTTCAAGAGCACGCTGCGGCCGTGCTGCGAGAGCTTCAGGCCCGACGGCTACTGCGGCCAGGAGGACGAGAAGGGCAC ctccgccactgcgcgGCAGTACACGCTCAGCGACGACCCCGGCCGCTACTTCTACTGGGACGACGTGCACCCGACGCAGGCCGCCTGGGCCGCCGTGGCGCGCACCTTCAGGGCCGCCGTCAAGAGCTTCCTCTCCATCTGA